Proteins from a genomic interval of Kitasatospora herbaricolor:
- a CDS encoding winged helix-turn-helix transcriptional regulator translates to MEQRTYNQYCATARTLDLVGERWTLLLIRELLTGPKRYGDLQASLRGLGTGLLAARLKHLEREGLAHRVVLPPPARTPAYALTEAGEELGPAVLQLARWGLKWAMGERRQDETFHPGWAVLGLRACFDAEAAAGLHAVYEFRVDDELFHARVADGAVEALHGPAQHPDATVTIGREAFLRLTGQTLTMAEAIETGVASASGDREALRRLRGLFRLPSPRTRTADRTS, encoded by the coding sequence GTGGAACAGCGAACGTACAACCAGTACTGCGCGACCGCACGTACCCTCGACCTCGTCGGGGAGCGCTGGACACTGCTCCTGATCCGCGAGCTTCTGACCGGCCCCAAGCGGTACGGCGACCTGCAGGCCAGCCTGCGCGGCCTCGGCACCGGACTCCTCGCCGCCCGCCTGAAGCACCTGGAGCGCGAGGGGCTCGCGCACAGGGTCGTGCTCCCCCCGCCCGCGCGAACCCCCGCCTACGCCCTCACCGAGGCGGGCGAGGAACTCGGGCCGGCCGTCCTGCAGCTCGCCCGGTGGGGCCTGAAGTGGGCGATGGGCGAACGGCGCCAGGACGAGACCTTCCACCCCGGCTGGGCCGTCCTCGGCCTGCGGGCCTGCTTCGACGCCGAGGCAGCCGCCGGGCTCCACGCTGTCTACGAGTTCCGCGTCGACGACGAACTGTTCCATGCCCGGGTCGCCGACGGGGCCGTCGAGGCGCTGCACGGCCCGGCGCAGCACCCGGACGCGACCGTCACGATCGGCCGGGAGGCGTTCCTCCGGCTGACCGGCCAGACCCTCACCATGGCGGAGGCGATCGAGACCGGCGTGGCGAGCGCCAGCGGCGACCGGGAGGCGCTGCGCAGGCTGAGAGGCCTCTTCCGCCTCCCGTCCCCGCGCACCCGGACGGCGGACCGGACGAGCTGA
- a CDS encoding DinB family protein produces the protein MTETTTLTPALTGERADLLEQLGKARFFLRFTANELSDAQAAERSTVSELCVGGLVKHVTGVEQAWLAFILEGPSAMPDFTAMTEQDLADRRDGFRLLPGETLAGVLADYAETARRTDELVATLPDLDASHPLPKAPWFDGDVRWSARRVLLHIIAETAQHAGHADIIREALDGAKSMG, from the coding sequence ATGACCGAGACCACCACCCTGACCCCGGCCCTCACCGGCGAGCGCGCGGATCTGCTGGAGCAGCTCGGCAAGGCACGGTTCTTCCTGCGCTTCACCGCGAACGAGCTGTCCGACGCGCAGGCCGCCGAGCGCTCCACCGTGAGCGAGCTCTGCGTGGGCGGACTGGTCAAGCACGTCACCGGCGTGGAGCAGGCCTGGCTCGCGTTCATCCTCGAAGGCCCGTCCGCGATGCCCGACTTCACCGCCATGACCGAGCAGGACCTGGCCGACCGCCGGGACGGCTTCAGGCTGCTGCCCGGTGAGACGCTGGCGGGGGTGCTCGCCGACTACGCCGAAACCGCCCGCCGGACGGACGAACTGGTCGCCACGCTGCCCGACCTGGACGCCTCCCACCCGCTGCCGAAGGCTCCCTGGTTCGACGGCGACGTCCGGTGGTCGGCCCGCCGCGTCCTGCTCCACATCATCGCCGAGACCGCCCAGCACGCCGGTCACGCCGACATCATCCGCGAGGCCCTGGACGGCGCCAAGAGCATGGGCTGA
- a CDS encoding flavin-containing monooxygenase codes for MGDRLPTEHVDVLVVGAGISGIGAGRYLRQEHGSKSFAILEARAAAGGTWDLFRYPGVRSDSDLQTFGYEFKPWRDQEAIAAAPRILAYLRETVAENGLAPHIRYQQRVLGAAWSSGTARWTVEVLHTGTGERTRMTAGWIFCAGGYYRYDQGFTPVFEGRERFAGDIVHPQHWPQDLDHAGKRVVVIGSGATAVTLVPALAETAEHVTMLQRTPSYIMALPRRDALANRLQKLFGPQRGYALARRRNIAIQRLAWRFLRRFPNAGRRYIRFANARLLPEGYPVDEHFNPPYDPWDQRLCLAPDGDLFTAIRDGRASVVTGTIAGFTGTGVLLASGRELTADVVVTATGLNLQVFGGIGLTVDGREVSFPETVAYRGMMLGDLPNFAFAIGYTNSSWTLKVGLVCEYFCRLLRHMDEHGYDTARAVPRPGMPTRPFLDFDAGYVRRSLADLPRQGTTSPWLMSMSYQEDRKLLRAGAVADEFLQFSGPGTRSTGSIGRLSAHAEA; via the coding sequence ATGGGAGACCGCCTTCCCACCGAGCACGTCGACGTGCTCGTCGTCGGAGCCGGCATCTCCGGCATCGGCGCGGGGCGCTACCTCCGGCAGGAGCACGGCAGCAAGTCCTTCGCCATTCTGGAGGCCCGGGCGGCGGCCGGCGGGACCTGGGACCTGTTCCGTTACCCGGGCGTCCGCTCCGACTCGGACCTGCAGACCTTCGGCTACGAGTTCAAGCCCTGGCGGGACCAGGAGGCGATCGCCGCGGCCCCGCGGATCCTGGCCTACCTGCGGGAGACCGTCGCGGAGAACGGCCTGGCGCCCCACATCCGCTACCAGCAGAGGGTGCTGGGGGCGGCCTGGTCCTCGGGCACGGCCCGCTGGACCGTCGAGGTGCTGCACACCGGCACCGGCGAGCGCACGCGCATGACGGCCGGCTGGATCTTCTGCGCCGGCGGCTACTACCGCTACGACCAGGGCTTCACCCCGGTGTTCGAGGGCCGCGAACGCTTCGCCGGGGACATCGTCCACCCGCAGCACTGGCCGCAGGACCTCGACCACGCCGGGAAGCGGGTGGTGGTGATCGGCAGCGGCGCCACCGCGGTCACCCTGGTGCCCGCCTTGGCCGAGACCGCGGAGCACGTGACGATGCTCCAGCGCACCCCGAGCTACATCATGGCCCTGCCGCGCCGCGACGCCCTCGCGAACCGCCTGCAGAAGCTGTTCGGGCCGCAACGGGGCTACGCGCTGGCGCGGCGCCGGAACATCGCGATCCAGCGGCTGGCCTGGCGGTTCCTGCGGCGGTTCCCGAACGCCGGCCGCCGGTACATCCGCTTCGCCAATGCCAGGCTGCTGCCCGAGGGCTATCCCGTCGACGAGCACTTCAACCCGCCGTACGACCCCTGGGACCAGCGGCTGTGCCTGGCCCCCGACGGGGATCTCTTCACCGCGATCCGGGACGGCAGGGCCTCGGTGGTGACCGGGACGATCGCCGGCTTCACCGGGACCGGCGTCCTGCTCGCGAGCGGACGCGAACTCACCGCCGACGTCGTGGTCACGGCCACCGGCCTCAACCTGCAGGTCTTCGGCGGCATCGGGCTCACCGTCGACGGACGGGAGGTCTCCTTCCCCGAGACGGTCGCCTACCGCGGCATGATGCTCGGGGACCTGCCCAACTTCGCCTTCGCCATCGGCTACACCAACAGCTCCTGGACCCTCAAGGTCGGCCTGGTCTGCGAGTACTTCTGCCGCCTGCTGCGGCACATGGACGAGCACGGGTACGACACCGCCCGGGCCGTCCCCCGGCCCGGCATGCCCACCCGCCCGTTCCTGGACTTCGACGCCGGGTACGTCAGGCGCTCCCTCGCGGACCTGCCCCGGCAGGGCACGACGTCACCGTGGCTGATGTCCATGAGCTACCAGGAGGACCGGAAACTGCTGCGGGCCGGTGCGGTCGCCGACGAGTTCCTGCAGTTCTCCGGCCCCGGCACCCGCAGCACCGGAAGCATCGGCCGATTGTCCGCGCACGCGGAGGCATGA
- a CDS encoding ABC transporter substrate-binding protein: MPTPGTATTSTGTTGTATATATATAGTATAAAAERRRTAPRTRRFTSRPGVAVAALTALLPLAAACSSTANGAADQAAAGPPKAGGTLTLAVPYGPTCLDPHQGQADALFSRAVLDSLVWQDEKGAIHPWLAKSWKISDDQRTYTFVLRPGVTFSDGTPFDAAAVKANLDHVVAPATKSAGAAQLIENYRSATVVDDHTVEVTLAAPASSFLSGLASPGLGIESPATLTDDPKALCSKIVGTGPFTSAAGFTPQQGITYQRREGYAWAPEGAANQGPAHLDGLTVRVVPENSSRLGALTSGQADAASAIAPVNVAKLKADPGFAVQSAVAPGVPFSYNPNTEKGALSDVRLRKALRAGIDWPLIVEKLYFGVYPAAQGPLSPTTPGYSKSVADQYKYDPAASAALLDEAGWTARDAENYRTKDGKRLTLDFLYVGDYFGPHVALATQIQAAAKQLGIELRNQNLDAGSYVKRVLAGDYDLLNSSNNNFSPDGLRLIFGSAHIPTTKIDNNAARYHDAGVDAKLAEALAAGDPQKQNSLYAEVQQKVTDDAAILPLFNNAYVLGRSAKVHGVVFEQQSFPNFADAWLSQ; this comes from the coding sequence ATGCCCACGCCCGGCACAGCCACCACCAGTACCGGTACCACCGGCACCGCAACCGCAACCGCAACCGCAACCGCCGGCACCGCAACCGCTGCCGCCGCCGAACGGCGGCGAACCGCCCCCCGCACCCGGCGGTTCACGTCCAGACCGGGTGTCGCCGTCGCCGCCCTCACCGCCCTCCTGCCGCTGGCCGCCGCCTGCTCCAGCACCGCGAACGGCGCGGCCGACCAGGCGGCCGCCGGTCCGCCGAAGGCCGGGGGCACGCTCACCCTGGCCGTCCCCTACGGCCCGACCTGCCTCGACCCGCACCAGGGGCAGGCGGACGCGCTCTTCTCCCGCGCGGTGCTGGACTCGCTGGTCTGGCAGGACGAGAAGGGTGCCATCCACCCCTGGCTCGCGAAGTCCTGGAAGATATCCGACGACCAGCGGACCTACACGTTCGTCCTGCGCCCCGGCGTCACCTTCAGCGACGGCACGCCCTTCGACGCGGCCGCCGTGAAGGCCAACCTGGACCACGTGGTGGCCCCGGCCACCAAGTCCGCGGGTGCCGCGCAGCTGATCGAGAACTACCGCTCGGCCACCGTGGTCGACGACCACACGGTGGAGGTCACGCTCGCCGCACCCGCCTCCTCCTTCCTCTCCGGGCTCGCCTCCCCGGGCCTGGGCATCGAGTCCCCCGCCACCCTGACCGATGATCCCAAGGCACTCTGCTCGAAGATCGTCGGCACCGGACCCTTCACCAGCGCCGCCGGATTCACCCCGCAACAGGGCATCACCTACCAGCGCCGCGAGGGCTACGCCTGGGCGCCCGAGGGCGCGGCCAACCAGGGCCCGGCCCACCTGGACGGCCTGACCGTCCGCGTCGTCCCCGAGAACTCCTCGCGCCTGGGCGCCCTGACGAGCGGCCAGGCGGACGCCGCCTCGGCGATCGCGCCGGTCAACGTCGCCAAGCTGAAGGCCGACCCCGGGTTCGCCGTGCAGAGCGCCGTCGCCCCCGGTGTCCCGTTCAGCTACAACCCGAACACCGAGAAGGGCGCGCTCAGCGACGTCCGGCTGCGCAAGGCGCTGCGGGCGGGCATCGACTGGCCGCTGATCGTCGAGAAGCTCTACTTCGGGGTGTACCCGGCCGCGCAGGGACCGCTCTCCCCCACCACGCCCGGTTACAGCAAGTCCGTCGCCGACCAGTACAAGTACGACCCGGCGGCCTCCGCCGCACTGCTCGACGAGGCCGGCTGGACCGCCCGGGACGCGGAGAACTACCGCACCAAGGACGGCAAGCGCCTGACCCTCGACTTCCTCTACGTCGGCGACTACTTCGGCCCCCACGTCGCCCTGGCGACCCAGATCCAGGCCGCCGCCAAGCAGCTCGGCATCGAGCTGCGCAACCAGAACCTGGACGCCGGCAGCTACGTCAAGCGCGTCCTCGCGGGCGACTACGACCTGCTCAACAGCAGCAACAACAACTTCTCGCCGGACGGCCTGCGGCTGATCTTCGGCAGCGCGCACATCCCCACCACCAAGATCGACAACAACGCGGCCCGCTACCACGACGCCGGCGTCGACGCGAAGCTCGCCGAGGCGCTGGCCGCGGGCGACCCGCAGAAGCAGAACAGCCTCTACGCCGAGGTCCAGCAGAAGGTCACCGACGACGCCGCGATCCTGCCCCTGTTCAACAACGCCTACGTGCTGGGCAGGTCCGCCAAGGTCCACGGCGTCGTCTTCGAGCAGCAGAGCTTCCCGAACTTCGCCGACGCCTGGCTGTCGCAGTGA
- a CDS encoding VOC family protein, translating to MPLSLHHIVIDAHDLPALARFWAGVLGWQILSEREREVVIGPDATAPVGICFMPVTDRKTTKNRLHLDLTAAAEDREDEIERILALGARRAEVGQRGDESWTVLADPEGNEFCVVRPKETLIG from the coding sequence ATGCCTCTTTCACTGCATCACATCGTCATCGACGCCCACGACCTGCCCGCCCTCGCCCGGTTCTGGGCCGGGGTACTGGGCTGGCAGATCCTGTCCGAGCGGGAGCGGGAGGTCGTGATCGGGCCGGACGCGACGGCGCCGGTGGGCATCTGCTTCATGCCGGTGACGGACCGCAAGACCACCAAGAACCGTCTGCATCTCGATCTGACCGCCGCCGCGGAGGACCGCGAGGACGAGATCGAGCGCATCCTCGCCCTCGGCGCCCGTCGGGCGGAGGTCGGGCAGCGCGGCGACGAGTCGTGGACCGTGCTGGCCGATCCGGAGGGGAACGAGTTCTGCGTGGTCCGTCCGAAGGAGACCCTGATCGGCTGA
- a CDS encoding VOC family protein, protein MTIQRMDNVGIVVDDLDAAVAFFTELGMELEGRTPIEGRWAGEVVGLDDMRSEIAMMRLPDAPGRLELATYHSPKAITPEPVVTPPNTLGLHRVMFAVDDLRDTLARLRPHGAELVGEVTRFEDSYLLCYLRGPSGIILALAEELS, encoded by the coding sequence ATGACCATTCAGCGCATGGACAACGTCGGCATCGTCGTCGACGACCTCGACGCGGCCGTCGCCTTCTTCACCGAGCTCGGCATGGAGCTGGAAGGCAGGACGCCGATCGAGGGACGCTGGGCGGGAGAGGTCGTCGGGCTCGACGACATGCGGAGCGAGATCGCGATGATGCGCCTCCCGGACGCCCCGGGCCGGCTCGAACTGGCGACGTACCACTCCCCGAAGGCGATCACCCCGGAGCCGGTGGTCACCCCGCCGAACACCCTGGGCCTGCACCGCGTCATGTTCGCCGTCGACGACCTCCGGGACACCCTCGCCCGCCTCCGCCCGCACGGCGCCGAACTCGTCGGCGAGGTGACGCGCTTCGAGGACAGCTACCTGCTCTGCTACCTCCGCGGGCCGAGCGGAATCATCCTCGCGCTGGCCGAGGAGCTGAGCTGA
- a CDS encoding alpha/beta fold hydrolase codes for MTTFVLVHGAWHGPWAWDRIVPLLHAAGARTLVPDLNTALDRGLHDDAAVVVAALDTVRADGEVILVGHSYAGLVVREAADARPDAVGHIVLVDGWAGPDGASMFDLAPAAFADAARAAAGSLGEGRLVPAPPPAAFGITETADAAVLTARLLPQPLRTFTEPTRLGGAVDRIPGTAVHCRPPTYPFARLGEAVGYRALALDGPHDVLLTDPEPLARILLHARPSIDGQTRIR; via the coding sequence ATGACCACGTTCGTTCTCGTCCACGGCGCCTGGCACGGCCCCTGGGCCTGGGACAGGATCGTCCCGCTGCTGCACGCCGCCGGGGCGCGCACGCTCGTCCCGGACCTCAACACCGCCCTGGACCGCGGGCTCCACGACGACGCGGCGGTCGTCGTCGCCGCGCTCGACACCGTGCGGGCCGACGGCGAGGTGATCCTGGTCGGGCACAGCTACGCCGGCCTGGTCGTCCGCGAGGCCGCCGACGCACGGCCCGATGCCGTCGGCCACATCGTGCTCGTCGACGGGTGGGCGGGGCCGGACGGCGCCAGCATGTTCGACCTGGCGCCCGCCGCCTTCGCCGACGCCGCCCGTGCGGCGGCCGGGTCCCTCGGGGAGGGCCGGCTCGTCCCGGCCCCGCCCCCGGCCGCGTTCGGCATCACCGAAACCGCCGACGCGGCGGTGCTGACCGCGCGTCTGCTCCCGCAGCCGCTGCGCACGTTCACCGAACCGACCCGCCTGGGCGGAGCCGTCGACCGGATCCCCGGAACGGCCGTCCACTGCCGGCCGCCGACCTACCCGTTCGCCAGGCTCGGCGAGGCCGTCGGCTACCGGGCGCTCGCCCTGGACGGCCCGCACGACGTGCTGCTGACCGACCCGGAGCCGCTCGCCCGGATACTGCTCCACGCCCGTCCGTCCATCGACGGGCAGACGCGGATTCGGTGA
- a CDS encoding lamin tail domain-containing protein, giving the protein MPTSHSRTGVASVCAAALTFSGLVVTGILAAQPAAAADPAGYQNIRINEVTSSNNDTVELYNAGSTALSISGWKMSDDSFSPQSFSPSSTTIPAGGFVTFNSPKGLGDSDKLVIYTADGTVVDRVEWATNAAKPAMARCGGDGTGAWVTTTVATTFGAANATGCPSSLPAASRVRINEVTSDGSDTVELYNGGTSAVSIGSWKYVDNDTTHSPVSVSSSSPSATSIPAGGHVTFNSTLGLGDNDSVLLLDGNGSTVDSVTWATDGAKPSDERCANGTGWFRTAVTATPGSANSCSGSGGGGGGQTGQLLGGGGSLTSGCTPEAPGGTGTTPAGTLAWPGGPDVTIADNVCAFTTSTGPEGRDVSGLAFDPTNPSVLWAAKNKNWLYKLVKSGATWVPDASWSATGKQIRFAGGSGQPDAEGLTVGGNGHVYVTSERDNGNNTVPKDTIMEFDPAATGSTLTPVHQWDMTAQFPQLNTGSKDDANLGFEGVGHVPDSWLTANGWVDPLTGAAYNPANYPLHGSGLFFAGLEWDGSLHVYGLNSDGTFVTFGTIATGKASVMDVTFDAGTQRVIATCDNTCGETHTLMKVNAAGAIVPDVTYTNPAVMPADNLEGFAVAPASTCVNGFREAVWSDDGVYGFGSGTSSYGHALYSGTFPC; this is encoded by the coding sequence GTGCCTACCTCACACTCGCGTACCGGCGTCGCCTCCGTCTGCGCCGCGGCTCTGACGTTCTCAGGACTCGTCGTCACCGGGATACTCGCCGCGCAGCCCGCGGCCGCCGCGGACCCGGCCGGCTACCAGAACATCCGGATCAACGAGGTCACCTCGTCCAACAACGACACGGTGGAGCTGTACAACGCCGGCTCGACCGCGCTGAGCATCAGCGGCTGGAAGATGTCCGACGACAGCTTCTCGCCGCAGTCGTTCAGCCCGTCCTCCACCACGATCCCGGCCGGCGGCTTCGTCACCTTCAACTCGCCCAAGGGGCTGGGTGACTCGGACAAGCTGGTGATCTACACGGCCGACGGCACGGTGGTCGACCGCGTCGAGTGGGCGACCAACGCGGCGAAGCCGGCGATGGCCCGTTGCGGCGGCGACGGCACCGGGGCGTGGGTGACCACGACCGTGGCGACGACGTTCGGCGCCGCGAACGCCACGGGCTGCCCGTCCTCGCTCCCGGCGGCGAGCCGGGTACGGATCAACGAGGTCACCTCGGACGGCTCGGACACCGTCGAGCTCTACAACGGCGGCACGAGTGCGGTCAGCATCGGCTCGTGGAAGTACGTCGACAACGACACCACCCACTCCCCGGTGTCGGTCTCGTCCTCCTCGCCGAGCGCGACCAGCATCCCCGCCGGCGGCCACGTCACGTTCAACTCCACCCTCGGCCTGGGCGACAACGACTCGGTCCTCCTCCTGGACGGCAACGGCAGCACCGTCGACTCGGTGACCTGGGCGACCGACGGCGCCAAGCCGTCGGACGAGCGCTGCGCCAACGGCACCGGCTGGTTCCGGACCGCCGTGACGGCGACGCCCGGCAGTGCGAACTCCTGCTCGGGCAGCGGCGGTGGCGGCGGTGGCCAGACCGGCCAGCTGCTCGGCGGCGGCGGTTCGCTGACCAGCGGCTGCACGCCGGAGGCGCCCGGCGGTACGGGCACCACCCCGGCGGGCACCCTGGCGTGGCCGGGCGGGCCGGACGTCACCATCGCCGACAACGTCTGCGCGTTCACCACGTCGACCGGCCCCGAGGGCCGTGACGTGAGCGGCCTGGCGTTCGACCCGACGAACCCGTCGGTGCTGTGGGCCGCCAAGAACAAGAACTGGCTGTACAAGCTGGTCAAGAGCGGCGCCACGTGGGTCCCGGACGCGTCGTGGAGCGCGACCGGCAAGCAGATCCGCTTCGCCGGGGGTTCCGGCCAGCCGGACGCCGAGGGCCTGACGGTCGGCGGCAACGGCCACGTCTACGTGACCTCCGAGCGCGACAACGGCAACAACACCGTCCCCAAGGACACGATCATGGAGTTCGACCCGGCCGCGACCGGCTCCACGCTCACGCCCGTCCACCAGTGGGACATGACCGCGCAGTTCCCGCAGCTGAACACCGGCAGCAAGGACGACGCCAACCTCGGCTTCGAAGGCGTCGGCCACGTCCCGGACAGCTGGCTGACCGCCAACGGCTGGGTCGACCCGCTCACCGGCGCCGCCTACAACCCGGCGAACTACCCGCTGCACGGCTCGGGCCTGTTCTTCGCCGGTCTGGAGTGGGACGGCAGTCTGCACGTGTACGGCCTGAACTCCGACGGCACGTTCGTCACCTTCGGCACGATCGCGACCGGCAAGGCCTCCGTGATGGACGTGACCTTCGACGCCGGGACCCAGCGCGTCATCGCGACCTGCGACAACACCTGCGGCGAGACGCACACCCTGATGAAGGTCAACGCCGCCGGCGCGATCGTCCCCGACGTGACCTACACCAACCCGGCCGTCATGCCGGCCGACAACCTGGAGGGCTTCGCCGTCGCGCCGGCCTCCACCTGTGTCAACGGCTTCCGCGAGGCCGTCTGGAGCGACGACGGCGTCTACGGCTTCGGCTCCGGCACCTCCTCCTACGGACACGCCCTCTACAGCGGCACCTTCCCCTGCTGA
- a CDS encoding Ohr family peroxiredoxin has protein sequence MTKARYTARAHVTGGRSGHGRTYDGRLDLELRQPEELGGDGEGANPEQLFAIGFAACFGTTLALVGQRGGLKADDVEIDSSVSLVPADGGRLQLAVELRIELPSVTAEQAVELVRTADQVCPYSGATRGNIDVALVVGGTRV, from the coding sequence ATGACCAAGGCGCGGTACACGGCGCGGGCCCACGTCACCGGTGGCAGGAGCGGCCACGGCCGTACGTACGACGGCCGGCTGGATCTGGAGCTGCGGCAGCCCGAGGAGCTGGGCGGGGACGGCGAGGGCGCCAACCCCGAGCAGCTGTTCGCGATCGGTTTCGCGGCCTGCTTCGGCACGACGCTCGCACTGGTCGGGCAGCGCGGCGGGCTCAAGGCGGACGACGTGGAGATCGACTCGTCGGTCTCACTGGTCCCGGCCGACGGCGGACGCCTTCAGCTGGCCGTCGAGCTGCGGATCGAGTTGCCCTCGGTCACCGCCGAGCAGGCGGTCGAACTGGTCAGGACGGCCGACCAGGTCTGCCCGTACTCCGGTGCCACCCGGGGCAACATCGACGTGGCACTGGTGGTCGGCGGCACCCGGGTGTGA
- a CDS encoding TetR/AcrR family transcriptional regulator — MTESGRSTAGRGRIDKRSAILEAAVKVFTREGYAQAGIDAIAAVAGVAKPTVYNHFGDKENLFRIVMRDGAERTSNRIIAALASLPDDGQDLEGELERVAHRVIECQLGDEGWGLQRLLYAEAARLPDLYDQVVARGSQPVLDVLCGRLAGLANRGHLDFDDPAVAATQFIALVSGNLPGLSALGTRPVARADLDAAVRTGVDAFLRAYGTQRRRRPRRG, encoded by the coding sequence GTGACCGAAAGTGGACGCTCGACTGCTGGGCGCGGCCGGATCGACAAGCGCAGCGCCATCCTCGAAGCCGCCGTCAAGGTGTTCACCCGGGAGGGCTACGCCCAGGCGGGCATCGACGCCATCGCGGCGGTGGCCGGCGTGGCCAAGCCCACGGTCTACAACCACTTCGGTGACAAGGAGAACCTGTTCCGGATCGTGATGCGGGACGGCGCCGAGCGCACCTCCAACCGCATCATCGCCGCCCTCGCGAGCCTCCCCGACGACGGCCAGGACCTGGAGGGCGAGCTGGAGCGGGTCGCCCACCGGGTGATCGAGTGTCAGCTCGGTGACGAGGGATGGGGGCTCCAGCGACTGCTCTACGCGGAGGCCGCCCGACTCCCCGACCTGTACGACCAGGTGGTGGCCCGGGGCTCACAACCGGTGCTGGACGTCCTCTGCGGGCGGCTCGCCGGCCTGGCCAACCGCGGTCACCTCGACTTCGACGATCCCGCTGTGGCGGCCACCCAGTTCATCGCCCTGGTCTCGGGCAATCTCCCCGGACTGTCCGCGCTCGGCACCCGCCCGGTCGCCCGCGCCGACCTGGACGCCGCCGTCCGCACCGGGGTGGACGCCTTCCTCCGCGCCTACGGCACCCAGCGCCGTCGCCGGCCCCGCCGGGGCTGA
- a CDS encoding alpha/beta hydrolase: MQDITPRLDPELLGGFLSPVSGMAALRPGAAAPEREDLVVRDPLDPDAPPVPVRIYRPTTPDPDRPAVLFVHGGGFTAGERLEWFDPLCDLYAEGAGAVVVSVGYRLAPRHPYPAARQDCLTALNWLRLNGERLGADGSRVAVAGSSSGAAVAAGLTLALRDTGGPLPSLLLLHAPVLDDRHATPSSRLALDPRTWNRAASLAGWGAYLHPLPPGHPDVPAHAAPARADDLTGLPPVYLSVGDLELSRDEVIEFGLRLTRAGVPLELHVFPGAYHGFDIKDPRAAASRHSLATQVDALRRALRPATRTKIEQVSSV, translated from the coding sequence ATGCAGGACATCACCCCCCGACTGGACCCGGAGCTGCTGGGAGGCTTTCTCTCCCCCGTTTCCGGGATGGCCGCGCTGCGTCCCGGCGCGGCCGCGCCCGAGCGGGAGGACCTGGTGGTGCGCGATCCGCTCGACCCGGACGCGCCGCCGGTGCCGGTCCGGATCTACCGTCCCACCACCCCCGACCCGGACCGGCCCGCGGTGCTGTTCGTGCACGGTGGCGGGTTCACCGCCGGCGAGCGACTGGAGTGGTTCGACCCGCTGTGCGACCTGTACGCCGAGGGTGCCGGCGCGGTGGTGGTCTCGGTCGGCTACCGGCTGGCCCCCCGCCACCCCTACCCGGCCGCCCGGCAGGACTGCCTGACGGCCCTGAACTGGCTGCGCCTGAACGGCGAGCGGCTGGGCGCGGACGGCTCGCGGGTGGCGGTGGCGGGCAGCAGCTCGGGGGCGGCGGTCGCCGCCGGGCTGACGCTGGCGCTGCGCGACACCGGCGGCCCGCTGCCGAGCCTGCTGCTGCTGCACGCCCCCGTGCTGGACGACCGGCACGCCACGCCGTCCAGCCGGTTGGCGCTGGACCCCCGCACCTGGAACCGGGCCGCCTCGCTGGCCGGCTGGGGCGCCTACCTGCACCCGCTGCCGCCCGGCCACCCCGACGTGCCCGCCCACGCCGCCCCGGCCAGGGCGGACGACCTGACCGGGCTGCCCCCGGTCTACCTGTCGGTCGGGGACCTGGAACTGTCCCGGGACGAGGTGATCGAATTCGGCCTCCGGCTGACCCGCGCCGGGGTGCCGCTGGAGCTGCACGTGTTCCCCGGGGCGTACCACGGCTTCGACATCAAGGACCCGCGGGCGGCGGCGAGCCGGCACTCGCTGGCCACGCAGGTCGACGCGCTGCGTCGCGCGCTGCGTCCCGCCACCCGGACAAAGATTGAACAAGTGAGTTCAGTCTGA